From Canis lupus baileyi chromosome 16, mCanLup2.hap1, whole genome shotgun sequence:
CCCCCAACTTCCACAGTggggttggggggtctgaggggaggtgggggtggaggcaggtTTCAAGTCCCAGACTTTGAACTTGGAAACCCAAGTCCCAAAGCTTATTCCTGAAAGGTTTTCTAGAAAGGGCGGAGAGGTGGAGGATGGCTTCTTCAGTCTGTCCCATCCCAAAGTATAAAATCGGGGAGGGGTAACTGTCCTGGGCAACTGGGCAAAGAGGCAGGTGGCACTGGAAAGCCTGAGGTTTGGGTTCATTTCCGGTCCCTGCTCAGAGCCCAAATCTTCCCTCTCCCCCTAGcctcgggatccagtcccgtggtTCCTGGCCCCTCCCTGTCCCAATATTCAGGATTCCCAGGCAGCTTCCCACACCCCATCCCCCATGCTCTTCTGCACGTGCGAACCGGCTTACATCCCGCAAAACCCACAGACACCCCTACAGTGGAGGAGTGGGAGGATTCCCTACAACAGCCCTTCTAGGCAAGctggggagagagtgggagattgggaagaagaggaagaggatggaagagaagagggcgggggaggaggcagagaccgCAGGAAGGCCTGAGATGCAGGAAGcagctgggagtggggggaggctTTGTGCCTGAGTTGTTCTCTGGGTCCTAGGGTCCACACTGTTCATCATTTTCTGGGATCTGTGGCGTGAAGTAGCGCATCTGGACCTGTCACAGCCTAGGGAGTGGACCTTAACTCCCAGCCCTGGCAGTGGGGGACGGGTAGGGGGCAACCCCAGGCTCCTTGCTGTGTATATGGGGGTTGGGGAGAGCTTCACAGTAGCTTCCTGGGTTGTCAGGACCGAGGATGGGTAGTCCCTACTAGCTTTCCCCCTGCCTCCTTAGCtaacacacacttgcacacagtGGCCAGGATCCTTTCCAGTCCGACACCCGAGCCAGAGCTCTCACTGGTGAAACTCTGGCCCCAGGCCTCCAGAATTCCTCCTCCCTGTTTGAGAGGCGAGTGCCCCCATAGGGGTGGAAGACAAGGATTCCACCCCTTCCCTGGCAGCCTGGGTGCAGAGTGGGCTGGCGACTGGACAACCCATTACAGGGTTCCAAAGGGCAAAGGCCAGCTTCGGGCCGCCACCTGGGGGGTATGAGGACCATTTCCTTTCTCcgttctccttcctcctccaccacaAGGCCAGCAACACTGAGCGGAGCTTTCACACCTTAGAAGGTTGCAAAAGGTTCTCCACAAGAAattgttaaaatgcaggttcctgggccGGCCTCTGAGATTCTGCTTCACAAAGTTTGGAGGAGGGCCcagaaatctgaatttaaaaaatgtttaaagtgccCAGCGATTTTGATGCCGATGGTCTTGAACCACACTAGAGAACTACAAGGACCATGAAGGAAATAATCCTGTGCCCCGCCCCCACGACTCTCCCTTCACGTTTGGGGTgaagagcccccccacccccacccgtgAGACCACTGCGGCTGGACCGCTTCCCCCAGTATTTGGTGGGGGCCTACTTTGGTGGGTCTGGGTAAGCCGCAGTCAGAGGTTGGGATGGAAGGGCTGAAGAGGACGGGCCGGGAGCGGGGGTCAGCGTCAGGCTGTCggagcgggaggggcaggggaggggataCGGtcgggaggaggggaaggggagggctcACAGACTCCAGCCCCGGAAATCCGATCCCTTTAGGACCCAGAGGTGCCAGTCCCCCAGCGGCGGCGGCGAGAAGGGCAGCCGCTCGGTGTCGGGCAGCCGCCGCTCGGGCAGAGCCAGAGAAAGACCGAGGCTCGGGGcgcgggggggagggagggagggagggtggcgcggcggcggcggagcggcCGGGGCCGGCCGAGCAGCCATGGGCGCCGGGGTGCCGGGCCCCCCGAGAGCCAAGGCCCCCGGCCGGGGTGGGGGACTCCCGGGCTGCCAGCCCCGCTGACACCGCCTCGGACGATGTGAGCCGGCGCCTCCGCCGCTGCTTCGCGGGCAGGGCGCGCGGTCCCACCGGCCCCGGCCGCCGCTTGTCGCGTTTGGGTGGGGGCGACCGCAGCAGGCCGCTCGGGCTCTGAACGAGGGGCCGGTGGCTGTGGCAGCTGGATTGGGGGAGGCGACCCACACAGGGCGCtcggagattttttttccctttttttttttttttaagcgggGTTAACTGTTTTTGGCAGCCTGGTTGGGGGGAGCCTACAAAAGGCCTTCCGGGGTTTCTTTtctcggggggagggggcggtggtCCCGACTTGGCCAGCCGCCTGTCGGAGGGGGGGAGCGGGAAGCGAGGGGAtgcgcccccgcctccccccaccaTGATGAAGACGGAGCCGCGGGGGCCCGGGGGTCCCCTCCGGAGCGCCTCCCCGCACCGCAGCGCCTACGAGGCGGGCATCCAGGCGCTGAAGCCGCCCGACGCGCCCGGGCCCGACGAGGCGCCCAAGGCGGCCCACCACAAGAAATATGGCTCCAACGTCCACCGCATCAAAAGTATGTTCCTGCAGATGGGCACGACGGCGGGGCCGCCGGGCgaggcgggcggcggcgcgggccccACCGAGGCCCCGCGGGCGCCCGAGCGCGGCGTGCGCCTGTCGCTGCCGCGGGCCAGCAGCCTCAACGAGAACGTGGACCACAGCGCCCTGCTCAAGCTGGGCACCAGCGTGTCGGAGCGCGTGAGCCGCTTCGACTCCAAGCCCGCGCCCTCGGCgcagcccgcgccgccgccgcacCCGCCGTCCCGGCTGCAGGAGACGCGGAAGCTGTTCGAGCGGAGCGCCCCGGCGGCCTCGGGCGGCGACAAGGAGGCCGCGGCGCGGCGGCTGCTGAGGCAGGAGCGCGCCGGCCTGCAGGACCGGAAGCTGGACGTCGTGGTGCGCTTCAACGGCAGCACCGAGGCGCTGGACAAGCTGGACGCCGACGCCGTGTCGCCGACGGTCAGCCAGCTCAGCGCCGTCTTCGAGAAGGCCGACTCGAGGACCGGCCTGCACCGCGGCCCGGCGCTGCCCAGGGCCGCGGCCGCCGGGGCCCCGCACGCCGGCTCGAAGCTGGTCAGCAGGCGGTCCCGCGTGttccagccgccgccgccgccgccgcccgccccgtcGGGGGATGCGCCGGCCGACAAGgagcgcggccccggccccggccccggccccggccccggccccggccccggcgggcAGCAGCCTCCGCAGCACCGGGTGGCCCCTGCCCGGCCGCCCCCCAAGCCCCGGGAGGTGCGCAAGATCAAGCcggtggaggtggaggagagcGGGGAGTCGGAGGCCGAGGCGGCGCCCGGGGAGGTGATTCAGGCGGAGGTGACGGTCCACGCGGCCCTAGAGAATGGCAGCGCCTTGGCAACCACTGCCAGCCCCGCGCCCGAGGAGCCGCAGAAGGCCCAGGCGGGCCCCGAGGAGGCCGCGGCCACCGTGGCGGCGCCCGAAAGAGCGCTGGGCGACGGCCGGGCCCCGGACGTGGCCCCTGAGGAGGCGGATGAGTCCAAGAAGGAGGACTTCTCGGAGGCGGACTTGGTGGACGTGAGCGCCTACAGCGGGCTGGGGGAGGACTCCGGGGGCAGCGCCCTGGAGGAGGACgacgaggaggacgaggaggacggCGAGCCCCCCTATGAGCCCGAGTCGGGGTGCGTGGAGATCCCGGGGCTCTCGGAAGAAGAGGACCCGGCCCCGAGCCGGAAGATCCATTTCAGCACGGCGCCCATCCAAGTGAGtgagccccctccccgccccgcccccgcgccgcccctgCCACGTGCACGCCTCGCCCCCGCCTCGCCAGCCCGCCAGCCAGCCGGGTTTGGCAGGCTGAGTCAGCCCCTGCCACCCAGCCCCCTTCCCAGAAGTTACCACCCGGAGGGGGGCGTGGGGGACTTCCAGCTGTTTGTCAGAGGGCGGCCTGCCCCGACCTGCCCTCAGGTTCCTCTGCCTGCAGCCTCGCCCTGGCTGCCCTGGCTGCCCTGGCCGCCCTGGCTCGGCCGCACCTGCATCCTGGGACAcctgcttccccttcctctcccaggcACTCTTCCTCCCAGAGGCCGCCCGAGGCTCTTGGGGGCTTGGGTGGTGGgaagtgtgtgtctgtgtgtgtgtgtcctcaggAGACCCTCCCCACTTTGCTCCTGACCCCACTGGGCGGGAGAGGACCAAGAGCTTAGAAACACCCCCCTGCACTCCCCctagagaggagggagaagccaaGAACTTCCTAAAAGAAGGTGAGGTGTAGGGGACCACAGTCCTCCTGCATCCTGTCTGTAGCCCCCACCCCAAAGTTTGCAGAAGTGAAAGAGGGAAGCAGGTCTTTGAGGGTGAGCTAGGCTGGGGCCATGTGACTCAGGGTGGGGGGAAAGGCCTAGTCTGGCGCTGGGGCCCTGTTCCCTGGGGTCTGTGCTGGGCCAGCTGGGGAGGTGGAGGTGTTGGGCAGGGAGCAGGTGCCTGGCCTGGCCCGTGAGGGGGCTGGGCCTTGGGCGGGACACCGAAGAGAGGGGGTGGGAGCTGGGAaagcccccagggccctggcagcTGCCCACATGTCTTTGCTCTTGGCTGCTGGGTAGGGCACACTCCCATGGCCTTGGCAAACCCCAAGCCCTCTTGCCACATTCTCCGGGTGCCCTGAAAGAGGGATGGGAGCTGCCCTTCAGCACCCCCATCCCTGCCACC
This genomic window contains:
- the PPP1R9B gene encoding neurabin-2 isoform X1, which translates into the protein MMKTEPRGPGGPLRSASPHRSAYEAGIQALKPPDAPGPDEAPKAAHHKKYGSNVHRIKSMFLQMGTTAGPPGEAGGGAGPTEAPRAPERGVRLSLPRASSLNENVDHSALLKLGTSVSERVSRFDSKPAPSAQPAPPPHPPSRLQETRKLFERSAPAASGGDKEAAARRLLRQERAGLQDRKLDVVVRFNGSTEALDKLDADAVSPTVSQLSAVFEKADSRTGLHRGPALPRAAAAGAPHAGSKLVSRRSRVFQPPPPPPPAPSGDAPADKERGPGPGPGPGPGPGPGGQQPPQHRVAPARPPPKPREVRKIKPVEVEESGESEAEAAPGEVIQAEVTVHAALENGSALATTASPAPEEPQKAQAGPEEAAATVAAPERALGDGRAPDVAPEEADESKKEDFSEADLVDVSAYSGLGEDSGGSALEEDDEEDEEDGEPPYEPESGCVEIPGLSEEEDPAPSRKIHFSTAPIQVFSTYSNEDYDRRNEDVDPMAASAEYELEKRVERLELFPVELEKDSEGLGISIIGMGAGADMGLEKLGIFVKTVTEGGAAHRDGRIQVNDLLVEVDGTSLVGVTQSFAASVLRNTKGRVRFMIGRERPGEQSEVAQLIQQTLEQERWQREMMEQRYAQYGEDDEETGEYATDEDEELSPTFPGGEMAIEVFELAENEDALSPVDMEPEKLVHKFKELQIKHAVTEAEIQQLKRKLQSLEQEKGRWRVEKAQLEQSVEENKERMEKLEGYWGEAQSLCQAVDEHLRETQAQYQALERKYSKAKRLIKDYQQKEIEFLKKETAQRRVLEESELARKEEMDKLLDKISELEGNLQTLRNSNST
- the PPP1R9B gene encoding neurabin-2 isoform X2, translated to MMKTEPRGPGGPLRSASPHRSAYEAGIQALKPPDAPGPDEAPKAAHHKKYGSNVHRIKSMFLQMGTTAGPPGEAGGGAGPTEAPRAPERGVRLSLPRASSLNENVDHSALLKLGTSVSERVSRFDSKPAPSAQPAPPPHPPSRLQETRKLFERSAPAASGGDKEAAARRLLRQERAGLQDRKLDVVVRFNGSTEALDKLDADAVSPTVSQLSAVFEKADSRTGLHRGPALPRAAAAGAPHAGSKLVSRRSRVFQPPPPPPPAPSGDAPADKERGPGPGPGPGPGPGPGGQQPPQHRVAPARPPPKPREVRKIKPVEVEESGESEAEAAPGEVIQAEVTVHAALENGSALATTASPAPEEPQKAQAGPEEAAATVAAPERALGDGRAPDVAPEEADESKKEDFSEADLVDVSAYSGLGEDSGGSALEEDDEEDEEDGEPPYEPESGCVEIPGLSEEEDPAPSRKIHFSTAPIQVFSTYSNEDYDRRNEDVDPMAASAEYELEKRVERLELFPVELEKDSEGLGISIIGMGAGADMGLEKLGIFVKTVTEGGAAHRDGRIQVNDLLVEVDGTSLVGVTQSFAASVLRNTKGRVRFMIGRERPGEQSEVAQLIQQTLEQERWQREMMEQRYAQYGEDDEETGEYATDEDEELSPTFPGGEMAIEVFELAENEDALSPVDMEPEKLVHKFKELQIKHAVTEAEIQQLKRKESAGLLSSQSGAAGSLIQPGCVCARGDAAGGNHRRLLWGSDTLSRELKALSSQAQPRRVSSWRAMGSTMQQPSRHWLWCQDGGASQLPAAPCNPS